gagctgcactacctgagccacttgtgtgggttgtagactccgtctcatgctaccactagagtgaaagcactgccagcattccaaagtgaccaaaacatcagccaggaagcataggaactgagaagtggtcagtggtcaccacctgcagaaccactcctttattgggggtgtcttgctaattgcctataatttccacctgttgtctattccatttgcacaacagcatgtgaaattagtcaatcagtgttgcttactaagtggacagtttgatttcacagaagtgtgattgacttggagttacattgtgttgtttaagtgttccctttatttttttgagcagtgtatatatattttttaacataaAAACAAACTACAATAGGCTTACAGTTTTTGGTATGTCATGGTTGGTCTTGTTTTACAGCAAAACATAGAAACAGCTGGTATGCATTCACGACTGGTTTCCTTGGGGCTATAGTACACACAACTCATGATAGCACAAGTCCGCTAATAGCCTACTTATCACAAACTATGGCCCTGGGTTTGCTGCTCCATTCCTAAATGGTTAGTGCAGGTCCAGGCAACATAACATTAAGAAGCCATTCATTTCCAAACTCTCCGAGAACAGTTAGGCTAGCTAATGCACTTATATCCTGAGGCTTCGGGTGCACTAGTTCGCATAATGAGTGACTGTAAATAAATTAAAGCTAAATGTTTTTGTAGCTAAAAAAAATCTACATGCTTCAGTGAGCTGACATTCCTATTGAACACACTAACATGGCTATAAAAAGGCTTTTGACGGTTGATTTGGAAATGGGATGAGATTAAACATGTTAAAGCTCTAACAGTCATTATGAATGCTGGACATACTTATGGATGTTGATGGGAGTCCATTAGACGTGGTCTATAGTGCAGACCAACGTGATCCAGCCAATGAACGGCTTCGAATTCACATCGCCCATCAAGTGAGAATAATCAGAGAACTGGGATTGACTGGAATCTTCTTTCCATTTGTACAATGACGGAGACTGGACAGAACCATCTGGTTTTACCCCAACACATACTGTCGTTCAGTTAGTGGTGGTATTCAGTACACAGGCTAACGTCAATTCAAAATACGATTTAACAATCAATCAATATTAATTTGGCACATTCAGCCCATTTAATAGATGGGATGACAATGTAATATTTCCCATGCGGCTCAATTGGTATAGCATGGCACTTGCGGGGTTGTGGGTTCgtttcccatgggggaccagtatgaaaaagtaCATAAAATGTactgcactcactactgtaagttgctctgcataagagcgtctgctatgaccaaaatgtaaatactTAGTCATTACTTGATTACTGTATGTGTCTTTCAGCACAGTAGTAGTGCAACTCTTGGGAGGAGGAATGCATAACAAAATAATCTCTTGATCGTAGTGGtctctgataacacacacactctcgccaGCACAAATGAATGTCAAATAGCAGGCCCAACTATGTACACTCCTGTGTATGATGAAACTTATATGGCCTAAGTGGGTCTTTGTGTATGACGTTATGAACAGGCTGTGTGTCCGCGTGCACATGCAGTCGTGTAAACCAAGGGAGGAGCACAGAGCAGAACGAATGCATTAACCACAGCTAAAAATTGAGAATTGGAACCAAGTGGCCGTTGGTATCATCAATACTCACAAGATACAGCCAAGTTGGCCAGAATTGGGTAGCAGAAGTTCAAATGAGCTCCTACTGTCTCTTtaaaaaggcccagtgcagtcaaaattcaTATTGTATAAACAGCTGATTAAACAAACACTGTAAAAACTGTGAAAAAATGTGATCAgtttatttcctgatagttggtggttgaaaatacaatctacacaggacattataatcagcaggtttgcatgggcgggAGTTTCAGCTTTCCAAGGTGACATCACTATGCGGTtgattggttaatagaccaataacaaagacagTTCCAAACCCCTCctccaataacagctagttttcccaGTCTTAGTCatattcttgcttgagaaatatttttttgctaaaaatccatttttgcccattttaaattgagataaacagctgcattgggcctttaagagTCAAATAAAGGTAATCACCACTACATCTCAGCAGCAGGAGGCGCCAGAGCGCGGCTTCCTGTGCAGGTCCATTGTGTCCGTCGGGATGAGGTGCTCCCCCCCTTCCTCCTGCGCCAGCACCCTCCTCACCGCCTCCTCAAACGCCGCCACCACGTTGGTAGAGTCCTTGGCGCTTGTCTCAAAGTACGGGTGGCCGCCGTTCTCGCGGCACCACTGGCGGGCGTCCTCACCCGAAACCTGCCTCTCTGGCACATCCAACTTATTACCCAGGATCACGAATGGGAACTTCTCGGGTTCCTTGACATCAGCGTAGTAGGCAAACTCCTTCTTCCAGTTGTTGAGATTGTGGAAGCTCTGGTTGTCATCCATGCTGAAGGTTAGGAGACAACAGTCGGAGCCACGGTAGAAGGGTGTCCGGAGTGAGCGGAAGCGCTCCTGGCCAGCCGTGTCCCAGATTTGGAGCGTCACGGTGCGCCCGTCCACCTCCAGCTCCTTGTTTAGGAACTCCACGCCAATGGTGTGGAAGAGATGCGTGTCAAACTTGTTGGTGACATAGCGGTTCATGAGAGAGGACTTGCCCACGCCTCCGTCCCCAAGGAGGATCACCTTGAGCAGGGATGACTTGGCTGTCATGGCTGAGCTTGGGCCTGGGCTGAAGGGTTGGTGGAGTAGCTGGCTAGGGGGGAGATGGTCTGGGAAGCGCTGCTGCTACCTGACAAATAGATGACAGTCATTCAGGTTAATCAATCAACTGATTGATTGCTCTGTTAACCGTCTGAGAAAAGAAAATGAGATTAAGAAACACAGATGAACAATTTGAACGCAGTACCTCATCTGTAGTCAGCTAAAGTCAAATCAGTCACAATGCTATACAGTCTGGTAGTTGATATCTTATCCAATGAAGACGTAGCATTCTCCTGCCCGACATTAACTGTTGTAGGAGTTGTAATATTCTCAGCATGTGTCACATGGACAATGATCAGATGAGCATCTCTTAGAGAATCACATGagcaaagctgttgccagaggccacacacacacacacacacacacacacaccacgagaCCGTTTTGCATGCATAAAGCTCGGCTTCAGAGCAGACACTTTGCATTAAATACGCGGGGTGAGTTTGGCCGATCGTAAAGTAGACAACGATAGGCCTAAAACTTAGTTTATCCTACCACAATACAGTAGTACAGTTGAGTATAGAATGCATTGTGTAAGGACACAAGAGACAGTTCCAGTAATACATTCTTAATTGTTGCAACACATGCCATTTCTTACCGTTACGTATCAGGGCAAACCATAGCCTAATTCAGCACCTGTTAGAAAAAAACAGAAGGTATGATGTCAGACTAATACCATGACGATGATGAACTACATGAACATGTCAAAGGATTCCATGACATGCATTTAATGAGGCCTTTAAGTTCCTGTAATTAGAATGAATGTCGTTCATTTCAACCCTATTAGTCTGGTATGGGTATTACAATTCaaggttgttgttttgttttgtttttatttaatgagAAAAAACAGAAAATCTGATCAGAAAATCTGATCATCCAA
The DNA window shown above is from Oncorhynchus mykiss isolate Arlee chromosome 18, USDA_OmykA_1.1, whole genome shotgun sequence and carries:
- the LOC110495812 gene encoding ras-related protein Rab-9A, producing MTAKSSLLKVILLGDGGVGKSSLMNRYVTNKFDTHLFHTIGVEFLNKELEVDGRTVTLQIWDTAGQERFRSLRTPFYRGSDCCLLTFSMDDNQSFHNLNNWKKEFAYYADVKEPEKFPFVILGNKLDVPERQVSGEDARQWCRENGGHPYFETSAKDSTNVVAAFEEAVRRVLAQEEGGEHLIPTDTMDLHRKPRSGASCC